The Acidimicrobiales bacterium genomic interval CGTGCTGCCCCACATCATGGCCCACCGCATCGTGCTCAACCCCGACGCCATCCTGCGTGGTGAAGACGTCAGCAACGTCCTCGACCGGGTGACCAACCAGGTGAAGCCGCCGGTTTCCGCCAAGAAGTAAGTCGTCAGGGGCGCACCGCTACTCCATGCCTACCGGCACCCAGAAGCTGTCCCTCGGCCGTCGGCTGCGCGCGCGCTACGACGCGCTCAGCGATGCACTCGCGCCCGGCGCGCTGCGCAAGCGCACCGAAGAGATCAAGCGCAAGACCGGGCTGCGGGTCTACGGCGTCGTCGCCCTGATCGGTGCGGTGCTCGTGTGGCTCATGGCCCGGGTCGTGGCCGGCACCGCGATGTATCTCTTCGCCTACGGCCTGGTGCTGCTGTTCGGCATCTGCTTCTTCCTGGCACCGCGCAACCTCAAGCTGAAGGGCGAGCGCGCTGGCTTGTTCCCGCGCGCGCACGAAGGTGACCGCCTCGAGGTCGAGGTGTCGCTCGAAGCCCAGCGGGGCGTGTCGACCTTCGTGCTCGAAGAGCGCGTCCCGGAGCGACTCGGCCAGCCCGTGCGCGTGCCGATCACCAAGTTGTCGTCGGGCGAGAAGCTGACCCATCGCTATTCGGTGCGCTGCACACGCCGCGGCGTCTACGACGTCGGTCCACTCGTCGCCGTGAAGGGTGATCCGCTCGGCCTGACCCAGCGCGAGACGCTGATCGCCGAGCCTTTCCAGCTGCTCGTGCATCCGCGCATCGAGGTGGTGTCGGACCGCCCGCTTACCCGTCAGTTCGAGGATCCGCCCATCCGTCCGCCGGTGTCGAAGCCGTGGCCGTCGGGTCTCGAGTTCTACGGCATGCGCGAGTACAAGCCGGGCGACGACCTGCGCCGCATCGTGTGGCGCGCCTCGGCGCGTACCGGCAAGATCATGGTGCGCGAGGCCGAGCAGGGGATCACGGACAAGATCACGATCATCCTCGACACCGACCGCGGCTCGCACAGCCGCGACGGCGAAGGCCTGTCGGAGAGTTTCGAAGCGGGCGTGCGCGCCGCGGCGTCGCTCGCAGTACGTCACCTGCGCGAGGGCTACGAGATCAAAGTCGAAACCAACGGCGGGCCGCTCACGCGGTCGCTGCGCGGGGCCCAGCAGCAACTGCCGCTGCTCGACGCGTTCGCCAAGGTGGAGATGGGGCGCGAGCCGCTCGGCACCGTCATTCGTCGCCTGCTCGGCAACGCGCAGCGCGACGCCCACAACATCCTCATCACGCCCCACCTCGGGGCGGGCGAAGCGGCTCAGCTCAAGCTGCTGCTGAACAAGGGTGTATCGATCCTCGTCGTCGCCCTCCTGTGGAACGAGGAGGAGAGCGAGACGGCCGGTATGGCCGCCGCTCTCGGTTGCCAGGTGGCGAGCGTTCGTCCCGGCGGTGACCTCGCGTCCGCGCTGTTCAACAACATTGGCGCCGGGAACCGGGTGTAGGTGTAGCCGTGGCCACCACCGAACAAGACCTCAAGGCGCTCGAAGAAGACGTTCTCGAACGGCTGAGCAGCGAGGCCGGCGGCGTCGAAGCCGACATCGAAAGCGCCGCGGCGCAGCCCGAAGAGACCGAGCCGGAACAGCCCGTCGCCCGCCTCGCCATCGCCATCGCCTTCCCGGTGATCGCGGCGGCCGTGATGGTCGGCGGCGTCTTCACCGGCGTGTCGCCGCGCATCTACGGCGCCGTTGCCGGCCTGCTCGGTATCGGCCTCGCCGTCGTCGCCAATCGCCAGCGGCGCCTCGGCGCCACGCTCGGGATCGTCGCCGCCGGCATCTTCGTAATCGGTGCGCTGATGCTGCTGCCCGACGTCGGCAACATCGGCTCGATCACCACACTCGTAAGAGAAGCAAACCAGCAGGGCGACGTGCTGCGGCCACCGGTGCCGTTCGTGCCCGGTTGGCACGTGGTCATCGGTTGGTTGATGGCGGTCGTCGGCTTCTCCGCCGCCTGGGTCGCGCTCGCGTTCCGCAAGCCCGCGCTGGCGCTCGTCATCCCGGTGCCCTTCGCTGCTCTCGCCGGCATCAGCGTGCCGAAAGACCAGCAGGTCACATCGGGCATCGTCGTGCTCGTCCTGTTCGTGTTCGGCCTCGTACTGCTGTCGTCCAACTCCGGGCTCGAGGGCGACGAAAAGCCTTCGGTCGGCTACGAGCTGCGCAACGCCTTCCGGTCGTTGATCGTCATCGCCCCCGTCACCGTGGCGCTGATCGTGGCCAGCCAGCTGAACTTCCTCTTCCCGAAGCCGGCGATCAACCCCGCCGAGCAGCCGCAGAAGCCGAAGACGACGCCGCTGTCGAAGGTCGTCGACCGGCCACTGTTCCGCGTCCGCTCGGACCTCTCCGGTCCCTGGCGCATGGGCAGCCTCGACGTGTACGACGGCAAGGACTGGCGCCTCGCACCGGTTGCGGACGCCAACGTCAAGAACGTGCCGAAGAGCGGCATCATCGACCCGGAGTTGACGCCCCGCATCGACGCTCACTTCCAGGTGCTCGGCTTGACCGGCGCGGTGCTGCCTGGTTTGTCGAACACGGTCGGCCTTCAGGCCAAGGGCATCGTGCCGTCCTTCGACTACCGCTCCGGCAACATCCGCCTCGCGGCCGGCACGCTCAAGCGCGGCCAGGAGTACACGGTGCTCGCTGCCGGCCTGCCGTCGATCAAGGACCTCGAGGGCGCGTCGACGTCCATCCCGGCGGACGTTCTGAAGTTCACCGAGGGTGTCGGTGACCCGCCGCCGGCGGTGGTGAAGCTGCTCAACCAGGCGAACGCGTTGCCAACGCAGTGGGATCGCTTCGATTTCCTGCGCAACTACGTGCTCGACAACGTGGTGGCGACCGGACCCGGTGTGCCCGTGTCGATCGACTCGGCGCGCGTGGATCAGATCCTCACGAGTCTCGAGGGCACGCCGTATGAGATCGTCGCCACGCAGGCGATGCTCGCCCGCTGGATCGGCCTGCCGTCGCGCATCGCGTTCGGCTTCGACGGTGGCGAGGACGTCGGGAGCCACACGCTTGAGATCCGGCCCAAGAACGGCGCCACCTTCGTCGAGGTGTACTTCCCGGGCTTCAAATGGGTGCCCGTGGTCGGCGTGCCGAAGCACGCCAAGCCGTCGCTGTCGAACGACAGCGGCCAGCAGCAAACCAACCCGAACATCCTGCCGAGCGACGAAGTGAACGTGTCGGTGTTCTTGCCGACGATCACCGCACCGAAGTCCGTTTTCGGAAAGCAACTGCTGCGCGGCCTCGAGATCGGCGTGCCGATCATCCTGCTCATTCTCCTGATCTATTCGACCTATCCGGCGCTGCGGAAGGCGCGCATCCGGTCGCGCCGCCGCGGGGCCGCCGCGGCGATCGGACCCCGCGCGCGTATCGCGCTCGCCTACGCCGAGTTCCGCGACGTCGCCACCGACTTCGGCTTCGCCCACCCGAGCGACACGCCGCTCATGTACCTCGAGCGTTTCATCGACGACGACGAGCACACCGAACTCGCCTGGCTCGTCACGCGTGTCCTGTGGGGCGACCTGCAGGACGACGCCAGCTTCGAGCTGGCGGTGGCAGCCGAAGAGCTGTCGCGTTCGCTTCGCCGCCGCCTCGGCACCGCGCAGCCCGCGACGGTGCGGTTCGTCGCGGCGGTGTCACGCTTGTCGTTGCGCAATCCCTTCGCCCCCGATCTCAATGCAGCTCTTTCGAGCGGGAAGGAAGCAGATGCTGCAGAAGCTGCTGCCTAGGAACGTCGCGATCGCCTTCGTCGCCCTGAGCGCGTTCGGCGCCACGGCGTGCGTCCATCAGGACGCGCCCGGCGTGGGTCTCGTGAAGTTCGACTCATCCGCGGTGTTCGGCATCGCGCCCCAGGACAAGCCCGACGTGCCCGACTTCTCGCTGCCGCTCGGCACCGACTTCAACCTGCCGGCACTGCCGACCGTCCGCCCCGATCTGAACAAGATCGACGAGGGCCCGTGCCCGGCGGCCAAGCTCACGGCGTTCCCGAAGACGTCAGCGACCGTGCGCGTGCAGGGGCAGCCCACCGAAGGCCTTTACAAGTGGAAGCGCGACCTCGTTGAGGCGAAGGGCGCCAACAAGGTGACGAGCCTGCCCTTCGTGCTCGAAGGCCGAGCCATCCGTCGCATCACGAAGGACAGCGACCACCAGTTCAGCTTCGAAATGGTGGCGCCCGACTCGTTCGTGCCCGGCGACACGATCATCACCGGGTTCCGCGTCAACACCAATCCGAAGCTCGAGGTGGACCGCAGCGTCGCCGCTCGCACCATCGGCGTGGTCAACGTGCCGGGTGCCGACGTGCGCGTCGCGGACCCAACCGACGCGCCCGGCATCTTCATCACGTCGATCGACGTGCAGAACGACAAGGGCACGCGGGTGTCGTCGTTCCATCCGGTGCAGCCCATGCTGATCGCGCCCCTCGAGGGTGGGATCCTGCGTTCGGGCCAGGAGTTCCGCAGCATCGGCATTGACGAGCTCAGCGGCGCCGCCATCCTGAACGACGGCGTCGTCGGGCGCACGAGTCGTATCGACGCCTGCGGTGAGATCGTCGAGGGCTACGCCGTTTCACTCCACCAGATCCTGACGAGCGACATCCAGTCGACGCTCGGTGACGATCCCACCGGTACGGTGCTGAACGCCGGCGACCGGCAGGAAACTCGCGAGGTCGGCTACACGTTCGCCACCCAGTACGGCGCCCTGCCCATCTCCGAGACGCTCTCGCTCGGCGACTTCGAAGCCGACGCCACCGCCGCCCTCGGCAAGTGGGAACTCGGTGCGCTCACGCCCTCTCCGCTACCGGACTCCGTGAAGTAGCGAGGCCACCCGAACCGAATGCTCAACAACCTCCTCCCGGTCGGTAGCCGGGCCCGATCAATTGCCTTCAGCGTCGCCGCTCTCGTCGTCGCGCTGATCTACGTGCAGTTCGTGCTGCCGGGAACTCCCGGCGGTGGTCGCGGCACGCCGATGGCGATCCTGTTCAACGGCCTGGTCAACGGCTGTGCGTACGCGCTCACCGCGCTCGGCCTCGTGCTCGTCTACCGCTCGCTGCGCATCATCAACTTCGCGCAGGTCGCGCTCGGCGCCGTCGGCGGACGGTTGTTCTTCCTCTTCATGCAGTTCACCCCCGTGCCGTTCCCGATCGCCATCGTGGTGTCGATCGCCGTCGGCGCGGCGATCGGACTCGCGGTCGACCTCACCTTCGGCCGCAAGTTCTTCAACGCGTCGCGCGTCGTGCTCACCACGGTGACGATCGCGTTGTTGCCCATGGTGGGCGGCGTGCTCCCCAACCTGGTGCCGTCGCTACCGATCTTCCCGCGACCGGGATCGCTGTCCGTCCAGGAACAGGCGGGCGCGGTGCCCTCGCGGCCGTTCTTGCCGTTTGCCGGTTGGCACTTCCGGGTCGGCCACTACACGACGAACTACGGGTTCCCCGAAGTGCTCAACATCGAGCTGTTGATCTTCGGCCTGATCGCGGTCGTGTGCATCCTGCGCTACACGCGCGCCGGTGTCGCCGTGCGAGCACTGGCGGAGAATTCCGAGCGGGCGAGCCTGCTCGGCATCCCCGTCGGCAATCTGTCGTCGATCGTGTGGTGCATCGCGGGTGCGCTCGGCACGCTCAGCGTCATCGGTGTCGGGGCGCTCACGTCGCCGGCTGCGGGCGCCGGTAGCGGCGTCGCCGTGCCGCTGCTGCTGTTGCCGTTGACCGCCGCGGTGCTGGCTGGCTTCACCAGCATCCCGATTGCGGTCTTCTCGTCGCTGGTGATGGCGACCGTGGCCAACGCCTTCACCTACAGCTACCCCGAAGACAAGGGACTGCTGTCGTTCGCCTACTTCTTGATCGTGGGCGCGGTGTTCCTCCTCCAGCGGCGTCGGAAGGGTCGCAGCGAAGAGGGCTCGGGTGTGGCGTGGGCGGCAGTGAAGGAGCAGCGCCCGATCCCGAAGGAGATGGCGAAGGTCGCCACTGTGCGCACCACCCGTTGGGTGCTCGTCGCCGTCGTCGGCCTGTTCGTCCTCGTCTATCCGATCATCGTGCCGGCCCGTTACCAGTTCCTCGGCGGCACGATCCTGCTGCAGTCCATCATCGGTGTGTCGCTCGTCGTCCTCACCGGTTGGGCGGGTCAGATCTCGCTGGCGCAGTTCTCCTTCGCCGCCGTCGGTGCCGCCGTTGCGGGCGCGCTCACCGCCCGCCACGGCATCCCGTTCTGGTTCGCCGTCCCGATCGCGACGGCGGTGGCCGCGGCGTTCGCCGCGCTCATCGGCATCCCGGCGCTGCGCCTCAAGGGACTGTTCCTCGCCGTGACGACGCTGGGACTCGCCATCGCGACGAGCGACATCCTGTTCGACGACAAGTACTTCGGCTGGCTGCTGCCGAAGGGTGCCGTCGATCGCCCGCGCCTGTTCTTCCTCGACTTCCAGCAGGACCGCCCCACCTACTACCTGTGCCTCGCCTGCTTGGTGCTCGTGATCGTGATCACGCTCAACCTGCGGCGCAGTCGCTTCGGCCGGCTTCTCATCGCGATGCGCGAGAACGAGGCGAACGTGCAGAGCTTCGGCGTGTCCGCCACGCGGCTCAAGATCACTTCGTTCGCGGTGTCCGGGGCGATGGCGGGCTTCGCCGGCGCGGTACTCGTGCACCAGCAGCGCGGCCTCGACCCGCAGCTGTTCGTCCCGCAGCGCAGCCTCGACGTGTTCCTCTTCACCGTCATCGGCGGCGTTGGCTCCGTCGGCGGCGCTCTGCTGGGTTCGCTGTTCGACAACCTGTTCCGCTACTTCGTTCCGAGCAACGACTTCCTGGCCACGGCCACCAGCGTGTTGCAGGGCGGCGGCGCTGCCCTCTTCGTGCTGTACCTGGCGCCAGCGGGGCTCATCGACGTTGCCATCAAGATCCGCGACGCCTGGCTGCGCATCATCGCCCAGCGGCGCCAGATCGTCGTGCCGAGCCTGTTCGCCGACTACGACCCGGCGCTGCTCGAGCGGCGGCTCATCCCGCTCGCCGATCCTGACGCCCACAGCGGCCTGGCCGCCCTTGGCGCCGGCGCGCACTTCCGTCTTGGTTCCGAGTTGCACGGCGGAGCGACGTCGAGCGACACGCGCGCTCTGCGCAGCCGCGACGAGGAGCGGTTGGCGATCGGCGCCGCCGCGGCGTCCGTCGGCGACACCGATGCGAAACCACCCCGCGACGTGGTGGGCGCCACCATGGCGGTCATGGGAGAGGAGCAGTAATGGCCGAGCAAAGGCGCGGCTTCTCGTTCGGCAAGTTGCTGCGTGACACCGGCAAGCAGGCCAGGTTCCTCTCGAACGAGGTCCGTCACTACAGCGACTTGCGGCAGACGCCGTATGGCCTCCAGCCGGTGTTCGTCATCACCGTCGTGTCGTTCTTCCTGACCTTCGAGTCACAGGCGCTCGGCGTGGCGTTGCCTGACATCGGCCAGGACCTGCACATCAGCGTCAGCGGTCTGATCGGTCTGTCGGCGTTCGTGAGTGGGGTCGGCATCTTCGTGGGCATCGGGTTCGCGTATTACTTCGACCGCTACAAGCGGGCGCCGTGGATCGGCCTCGCGACCATCGTCTCGGGTTTCGCCGGCATGTGGTCGAGCCAGGCTCACACCTTCGCCGGTCTCGGCGCGCTGCGCACCCTCGACGACGGCGCCACGCTTGCTCTCGACACGCCATTCTTCTCGCTGCTGTCGGACTATTACCCGCCCGAATCCCGCGGCCGCGTGTATGCCCTGCGCAGCCTCGCCGGCCCGATCATCGTCGCCGTTGCTGCGGTGATCATCGGTCCTGCCATCGACCACTTCGGCTGGCGGGCGACGGTGTTCGTCACCGCGGCCGGCGTCGTGCTGTCGGGTTTCTACGCCCTCTTCCGCCTCCGCGAACCGGTGCGCGGTTACATGGAGCGCCGGGCCATGGGGGCGCCCGACGACCTGGCCCTCGAGGAGGACGAGCCGCTGTCGATCGGGGAGGCGTTCCGCACGCTCAACCGCGTCCGCACGCTGCGGCGCAACTTCACCTCGATCGCCGTCGGCGGCCCGTTCGGCCAGACCCTCGATCTCTTCTTCCCGGTCGTCATGCTCACCCAGTTCTACGGCCTCAACGCCACGCAGCGTTCGTGGCTGTTCCTGCCTTCAATCGCGACGGGCTTCCTCGGCACCCTCGTCGGCGGTGCGCTCATCGACTACTTCTCGCGCCGGCGCCCGAGCCAGGTGCTCGTCGTCATCGGCGTGTTCGGGCTGATGGCGACGTTGTTGTTCTCGCTCATCGCCTTTGGACTGCCGATCTTCTGGGTTGCGGTGGTGTACGCCCTCGCCCGCTTCTTCCTCGGACTCACCGGCCCGGCACGCGGCGCCATCTACTCGCAGGTCACGCCGCCGAGTGTGCGGTCGATGGCCGGCGCCCTCGAAGGCGTCTACAGCTTCCCGACGCTCATCATCTGGACGCCGATGCTGTGGGCGCTCTACAGCACCTTCGGCATCAAGACCGTCATGTTCGCCGGCATCCCGTTCGGCATCGCCAGCGCGCTGATCGACCTGTCGGCGGCGCCGCTGTTCGACATCGACCGCCGCAACGCCTTCGCCGCCGCCATGGCGCACGAGGAACTGCGTCAGTCCCGGGCGCGAGCCGACGCCAAGCTGCTTGTGTGCCGCGACGTATGCGTGTCCTACAGCGGCGTGCAGGTGCTGTTCAACGTCGACTTCGACCTCAACGACGGGGAGATCGTCGCCCTCCTCGGCACCAACGGCGCCGGCAAGTCGACCCTGCTGCGGGCTATCTGCGGCATCAGTCCCGCCAGCGACGGCGCCATCATCTTCGAAGGTCGCGATATCACCAACAGCCTCCCGAACGAGATCGCGGCGCGCGGCATTATCTGCATGCCCGGCGGTCGTGGGGTGTTCCCCGGCCTGACGGTGCGCGACAACCTGCTGCTGGCCAACTGGCTCACTACCAACCCCACCGAAGTGCGCGACCGCCTGG includes:
- a CDS encoding DUF58 domain-containing protein, which produces MPTGTQKLSLGRRLRARYDALSDALAPGALRKRTEEIKRKTGLRVYGVVALIGAVLVWLMARVVAGTAMYLFAYGLVLLFGICFFLAPRNLKLKGERAGLFPRAHEGDRLEVEVSLEAQRGVSTFVLEERVPERLGQPVRVPITKLSSGEKLTHRYSVRCTRRGVYDVGPLVAVKGDPLGLTQRETLIAEPFQLLVHPRIEVVSDRPLTRQFEDPPIRPPVSKPWPSGLEFYGMREYKPGDDLRRIVWRASARTGKIMVREAEQGITDKITIILDTDRGSHSRDGEGLSESFEAGVRAAASLAVRHLREGYEIKVETNGGPLTRSLRGAQQQLPLLDAFAKVEMGREPLGTVIRRLLGNAQRDAHNILITPHLGAGEAAQLKLLLNKGVSILVVALLWNEEESETAGMAAALGCQVASVRPGGDLASALFNNIGAGNRV
- a CDS encoding ABC transporter permease, with product MLNNLLPVGSRARSIAFSVAALVVALIYVQFVLPGTPGGGRGTPMAILFNGLVNGCAYALTALGLVLVYRSLRIINFAQVALGAVGGRLFFLFMQFTPVPFPIAIVVSIAVGAAIGLAVDLTFGRKFFNASRVVLTTVTIALLPMVGGVLPNLVPSLPIFPRPGSLSVQEQAGAVPSRPFLPFAGWHFRVGHYTTNYGFPEVLNIELLIFGLIAVVCILRYTRAGVAVRALAENSERASLLGIPVGNLSSIVWCIAGALGTLSVIGVGALTSPAAGAGSGVAVPLLLLPLTAAVLAGFTSIPIAVFSSLVMATVANAFTYSYPEDKGLLSFAYFLIVGAVFLLQRRRKGRSEEGSGVAWAAVKEQRPIPKEMAKVATVRTTRWVLVAVVGLFVLVYPIIVPARYQFLGGTILLQSIIGVSLVVLTGWAGQISLAQFSFAAVGAAVAGALTARHGIPFWFAVPIATAVAAAFAALIGIPALRLKGLFLAVTTLGLAIATSDILFDDKYFGWLLPKGAVDRPRLFFLDFQQDRPTYYLCLACLVLVIVITLNLRRSRFGRLLIAMRENEANVQSFGVSATRLKITSFAVSGAMAGFAGAVLVHQQRGLDPQLFVPQRSLDVFLFTVIGGVGSVGGALLGSLFDNLFRYFVPSNDFLATATSVLQGGGAALFVLYLAPAGLIDVAIKIRDAWLRIIAQRRQIVVPSLFADYDPALLERRLIPLADPDAHSGLAALGAGAHFRLGSELHGGATSSDTRALRSRDEERLAIGAAAASVGDTDAKPPRDVVGATMAVMGEEQ
- a CDS encoding DUF3488 and transglutaminase-like domain-containing protein, which translates into the protein MATTEQDLKALEEDVLERLSSEAGGVEADIESAAAQPEETEPEQPVARLAIAIAFPVIAAAVMVGGVFTGVSPRIYGAVAGLLGIGLAVVANRQRRLGATLGIVAAGIFVIGALMLLPDVGNIGSITTLVREANQQGDVLRPPVPFVPGWHVVIGWLMAVVGFSAAWVALAFRKPALALVIPVPFAALAGISVPKDQQVTSGIVVLVLFVFGLVLLSSNSGLEGDEKPSVGYELRNAFRSLIVIAPVTVALIVASQLNFLFPKPAINPAEQPQKPKTTPLSKVVDRPLFRVRSDLSGPWRMGSLDVYDGKDWRLAPVADANVKNVPKSGIIDPELTPRIDAHFQVLGLTGAVLPGLSNTVGLQAKGIVPSFDYRSGNIRLAAGTLKRGQEYTVLAAGLPSIKDLEGASTSIPADVLKFTEGVGDPPPAVVKLLNQANALPTQWDRFDFLRNYVLDNVVATGPGVPVSIDSARVDQILTSLEGTPYEIVATQAMLARWIGLPSRIAFGFDGGEDVGSHTLEIRPKNGATFVEVYFPGFKWVPVVGVPKHAKPSLSNDSGQQQTNPNILPSDEVNVSVFLPTITAPKSVFGKQLLRGLEIGVPIILLILLIYSTYPALRKARIRSRRRGAAAAIGPRARIALAYAEFRDVATDFGFAHPSDTPLMYLERFIDDDEHTELAWLVTRVLWGDLQDDASFELAVAAEELSRSLRRRLGTAQPATVRFVAAVSRLSLRNPFAPDLNAALSSGKEADAAEAAA
- a CDS encoding MFS transporter, translating into MAEQRRGFSFGKLLRDTGKQARFLSNEVRHYSDLRQTPYGLQPVFVITVVSFFLTFESQALGVALPDIGQDLHISVSGLIGLSAFVSGVGIFVGIGFAYYFDRYKRAPWIGLATIVSGFAGMWSSQAHTFAGLGALRTLDDGATLALDTPFFSLLSDYYPPESRGRVYALRSLAGPIIVAVAAVIIGPAIDHFGWRATVFVTAAGVVLSGFYALFRLREPVRGYMERRAMGAPDDLALEEDEPLSIGEAFRTLNRVRTLRRNFTSIAVGGPFGQTLDLFFPVVMLTQFYGLNATQRSWLFLPSIATGFLGTLVGGALIDYFSRRRPSQVLVVIGVFGLMATLLFSLIAFGLPIFWVAVVYALARFFLGLTGPARGAIYSQVTPPSVRSMAGALEGVYSFPTLIIWTPMLWALYSTFGIKTVMFAGIPFGIASALIDLSAAPLFDIDRRNAFAAAMAHEELRQSRARADAKLLVCRDVCVSYSGVQVLFNVDFDLNDGEIVALLGTNGAGKSTLLRAICGISPASDGAIIFEGRDITNSLPNEIAARGIICMPGGRGVFPGLTVRDNLLLANWLTTNPTEVRDRLAEVFEIFPVLRERADANAATMSGGEQQMLSLALAFLARPKLLLIDELSLGLSPAVVGELIDIVKELHKRGLTIVVVEQSVNVALTLADKAIFMEKGEVRFEGPTAELMRRPDILRAVYVKGTGSLTEGATSRADVQRADALAQARPILEVEGLVKTFGGIRAVDDLSFALREGEVLGVIGPNGSGKTTLFDIISGYQTADEGRIIFDGVDITNLPPEQRARRKLVRRFQDARMFGSLTVFETILVSLEQRVEVRSTFLAAFGAPQYRRAERRLRLRAERLIELLELGAFRDKFVSELSTGLRRIVDLACVLAAEPRVLLLDEPSSGIAQAEAEGLGPLLSRVRFETGCSMLIVEHDMPLISAVSDELLALELGAFIARGTPEEVLNDERVVNAYLGTSEAALRRSGSLV